From the genome of Gemmatimonadota bacterium, one region includes:
- a CDS encoding FlgD immunoglobulin-like domain containing protein, whose translation MRRPITIVGVCIVLSILCASAHANTTPTSSYGLAIEPYAWDFNSTYAARQDIAQMNHPVTRHYNVALTYDPTVTYETVETFLGDAIGCGFGFTHGNATGAAYANVYPPDTTGAAKADSVYFTDTYRLYRGAVAGVSDHVGYRYSHLAEYVWMGGAIWMNVACYGDQFDNWVNADYVCMPIGLCTTGSQGINAFFGALREGENADGAFDEMPSGWTETSAIGTTDQIVPAPMVAGYSGYSGQQIDNVEGLDLDFTCDVNTSQSAESAVFTEGPFYVEDAYWVGSNRLHAEIAASDTGKGYIVASAIDIESARTSLLWMAPGDYRVRIKNGDGSAADVSGMRYVQADKTVRFKVTVLFETRDLFLMGSDTSVGPWTEVGRITDPQPGEIVFDVSSTGFKYFQLFETETNDNVRYHMSVQVEDTVPPLETIPATEGSNVEWMASVAQAFADRPQRQMLLNGPNTKVAYYYPGSHTSAYQVLASTAQARGWTAYERNIDGYPSDVNDWTALANAIRNQIAIDAGNGVTVFCLVGRDNDGPWFDGPLWPQHWVTPEWQTQRTNRIAAGYQGNNALIQIPCPRFDTNGRPTKDIGYWSPYREGDGWYIDLDGDAEGRPDDGLYIGRVPLADPNRALEYAYKVQSANYEGYPGFNNVLYCIGDMDHTEAGDGEQALATYAATSALLNGLNPIPLYESDLVFTAETNYGVASEWNSRGPGMINYFSVYSKAYATAAFVTEPFWGDSVWTTGYLWSKMKPFVLGATCATWNFAWAEDVDLGTPPQLNMLPDMYAWMFGYSRGPIAGFGPSCGSWDAVNHLIAVAVTPRYTANVYQSPVFACWDGIREVWDTHGAEPHVRDGCLVYNYIGDPTAVVMTPTIATGILEPMPVQYRFSAGNTFPNPFRHNSTFDFTLSRKGPAMVYVYDVGGRLVRTLVDGLHQAGPHRVVWDGRTDRGTQASSGLYFLRLQTSEANHSRKTLLLK comes from the coding sequence ATGAGGCGCCCAATCACCATCGTGGGCGTCTGCATCGTGCTGTCCATTCTCTGCGCTTCCGCTCACGCGAATACCACGCCCACGAGTAGCTACGGGCTCGCCATCGAACCGTACGCGTGGGACTTCAACAGTACCTACGCGGCTCGCCAGGACATCGCTCAGATGAACCACCCGGTCACGCGGCACTACAATGTCGCGCTGACCTACGATCCGACCGTGACATACGAGACGGTCGAGACCTTTCTCGGCGATGCGATCGGTTGTGGTTTCGGTTTCACGCACGGAAACGCAACCGGTGCGGCGTACGCGAATGTCTACCCGCCCGACACGACCGGTGCGGCGAAGGCGGACTCGGTGTACTTCACGGACACGTATCGTCTGTACCGTGGAGCCGTGGCGGGTGTGTCCGATCATGTTGGCTACCGGTACTCTCACCTTGCAGAGTATGTCTGGATGGGCGGCGCGATCTGGATGAATGTTGCGTGCTACGGCGACCAGTTCGACAACTGGGTGAACGCGGACTACGTCTGTATGCCCATCGGCCTGTGTACGACTGGCTCGCAAGGCATCAATGCGTTCTTCGGCGCGCTCCGGGAAGGCGAGAATGCCGACGGTGCATTCGACGAGATGCCCAGCGGCTGGACCGAGACGTCAGCGATCGGCACGACCGATCAGATCGTGCCGGCACCGATGGTCGCGGGGTACTCCGGCTACTCCGGCCAGCAGATCGACAATGTCGAGGGACTGGATCTGGACTTCACGTGTGACGTGAACACCAGTCAGTCCGCCGAGAGTGCCGTCTTCACCGAAGGACCCTTTTATGTCGAGGACGCTTACTGGGTCGGATCCAACCGTCTCCACGCGGAGATCGCCGCTTCGGACACAGGCAAAGGGTACATCGTCGCTTCTGCGATTGACATCGAGAGTGCACGGACTTCACTGCTCTGGATGGCGCCGGGCGACTATCGTGTTCGCATCAAGAACGGCGACGGAAGCGCCGCCGATGTCTCCGGCATGCGGTACGTCCAAGCGGACAAGACGGTACGCTTCAAGGTCACCGTCCTGTTCGAGACCCGGGATCTCTTCCTCATGGGCAGTGACACTTCAGTCGGCCCGTGGACGGAAGTCGGTCGCATCACCGATCCACAACCGGGCGAGATCGTCTTCGACGTCTCCAGCACCGGGTTCAAGTACTTCCAGCTGTTCGAGACCGAGACGAATGATAACGTCCGGTACCACATGAGCGTCCAGGTCGAGGACACAGTCCCGCCGCTGGAGACGATCCCGGCGACGGAGGGGAGCAATGTGGAGTGGATGGCCAGCGTTGCGCAAGCGTTCGCAGACCGTCCGCAGCGGCAGATGCTCCTCAACGGACCGAACACTAAGGTCGCGTACTACTACCCCGGTTCGCACACATCCGCGTACCAGGTGCTCGCATCGACGGCGCAGGCCAGGGGCTGGACAGCGTATGAACGGAACATCGACGGGTACCCATCCGACGTCAACGACTGGACGGCACTCGCGAATGCGATCAGGAACCAGATCGCGATCGATGCCGGAAACGGCGTCACGGTGTTCTGTCTCGTCGGTCGAGACAACGATGGACCTTGGTTCGACGGCCCGCTGTGGCCACAGCACTGGGTGACACCGGAGTGGCAGACCCAGCGGACCAATCGCATCGCTGCGGGGTATCAGGGCAATAATGCCTTGATTCAGATCCCGTGCCCGCGATTCGACACCAATGGGCGACCGACGAAGGACATCGGGTACTGGAGTCCGTACCGCGAGGGCGACGGGTGGTACATCGACCTCGACGGGGACGCGGAAGGACGCCCGGACGATGGACTCTACATCGGCCGGGTGCCGCTCGCAGATCCCAACCGGGCCCTCGAGTACGCGTACAAGGTGCAGAGTGCCAATTACGAAGGCTACCCGGGCTTCAATAATGTCCTGTACTGCATCGGCGACATGGACCACACGGAGGCGGGCGACGGCGAACAGGCACTCGCGACCTACGCTGCAACGAGTGCGCTGCTCAACGGCCTGAATCCGATTCCGCTGTACGAGAGCGACCTGGTTTTCACCGCCGAGACGAACTACGGCGTCGCGAGCGAGTGGAATTCCAGGGGGCCTGGGATGATCAACTACTTCTCGGTCTACTCCAAGGCGTACGCGACGGCGGCATTCGTTACCGAACCGTTCTGGGGGGACAGCGTCTGGACGACGGGGTATCTATGGTCGAAGATGAAGCCGTTTGTCCTCGGAGCCACCTGCGCCACGTGGAACTTCGCGTGGGCAGAGGATGTGGATCTGGGGACGCCGCCGCAGCTGAACATGCTTCCCGACATGTACGCGTGGATGTTCGGCTACTCGCGCGGACCGATCGCCGGATTCGGACCAAGTTGCGGATCCTGGGACGCCGTGAACCACCTGATCGCGGTCGCCGTCACGCCGCGGTACACGGCGAACGTCTACCAGTCTCCGGTGTTCGCCTGCTGGGACGGCATCCGCGAGGTGTGGGACACGCACGGCGCTGAGCCGCACGTCCGCGACGGATGCCTCGTGTATAACTACATAGGGGATCCGACAGCCGTAGTCATGACGCCGACTATCGCAACCGGTATTCTGGAGCCGATGCCTGTACAGTATCGGTTCTCGGCCGGGAACACATTCCCGAATCCGTTCCGGCACAACTCGACGTTCGACTTCACGCTCTCCCGGAAGGGTCCTGCGATGGTGTACGTCTACGACGTCGGGGGGCGCCTGGTTCGGACGCTGGTCGATGGACTTCACCAAGCTGGCCCACATCGGGTTGTCTGGGACGGTCGGACAGATCGAGGCACCCAAGCGTCGTCCGGCCTGTACTTCCTCAGACTTCAAACCAGCGAAGCGAACCACTCCCGGAAGACCCTGCTGCTGAAGTGA